Proteins encoded together in one Acidobacteriota bacterium window:
- the guaB gene encoding IMP dehydrogenase — MLDEAIPIALTFDDVSLVPGLSEVHPNQVDLTTRLCRGINLNVPFVSAAMDTVTEARLAISIAQEGGLGVIHKNLSIDDQAAEVDKVKRSESGMIVDPVTIHPEARIREALALMSRYKISGVPVTDGSGHLVGILTNRDLRFEDDLERPVEELMTHENLVTVPEGTTLAQAKALLHKHRIEKLLVVDDDSNLTGLITVKDIQKMMDYPRACKDNLGRLRVGAAIGASGDFLDRAAALVDAKVDVLVLDSSHAHSRGVLEAITQVRERFPDVALIAGNVATAEGTKALIERGADAVKIGIGPGSICTTRVVTGAGVPQITAVLECARTAAEHDIPAISDGGIKFSGDCSKAVAAGAEAVMIGSLLAGTEESPGETILYQGRQFKAYRGMGSLGAMAQGSADRYFQQASDINGKMVPEGIEGMVPYKGSVHQMLLQLIGGLRAGMGLSGCASIQEMRTQARFVRVTAAGLKESHAHDVTITKEAPNYWVDR, encoded by the coding sequence ATGCTCGACGAGGCCATCCCCATCGCCCTCACCTTCGACGACGTTTCGCTGGTGCCCGGGCTCTCCGAAGTCCACCCCAATCAGGTCGATCTGACCACCCGCCTGTGCCGCGGCATCAACCTCAACGTGCCCTTTGTGTCCGCCGCCATGGACACCGTCACCGAGGCACGCCTGGCGATCTCCATCGCCCAGGAGGGCGGCCTGGGCGTGATCCACAAGAATCTCTCCATCGACGACCAGGCCGCCGAGGTGGACAAGGTCAAGCGCAGCGAGTCGGGCATGATCGTCGATCCCGTCACCATCCATCCCGAGGCGCGCATCCGCGAAGCCTTGGCGTTGATGTCGCGCTACAAGATCTCCGGTGTTCCGGTGACCGACGGCAGCGGCCACCTGGTCGGCATTCTGACCAACCGCGACCTGCGCTTCGAGGACGACCTCGAGCGGCCCGTCGAAGAGCTGATGACGCACGAGAACCTGGTGACCGTGCCCGAAGGCACCACCCTCGCCCAGGCCAAGGCGTTGCTCCACAAGCACCGCATCGAGAAGCTGCTGGTGGTCGACGACGACAGCAACCTGACCGGCTTGATCACGGTCAAGGACATCCAGAAGATGATGGACTACCCGCGCGCCTGCAAGGACAACCTCGGGCGCTTGCGGGTCGGCGCCGCGATCGGCGCCTCGGGGGATTTCCTCGATCGGGCCGCCGCCCTGGTGGACGCCAAGGTGGACGTTCTGGTGCTCGACTCTTCCCACGCCCACAGCCGCGGCGTTCTCGAAGCCATCACCCAGGTGCGGGAGCGTTTCCCGGACGTCGCCCTGATCGCCGGCAACGTCGCCACCGCCGAAGGCACCAAGGCCCTGATCGAGCGCGGCGCCGACGCCGTCAAGATCGGCATCGGACCGGGCAGCATTTGCACTACCCGGGTCGTCACCGGCGCCGGCGTGCCGCAGATCACCGCCGTCCTGGAGTGCGCCCGTACCGCCGCCGAGCACGACATCCCGGCGATCTCCGATGGCGGCATCAAGTTCTCCGGCGATTGTTCGAAGGCGGTCGCCGCCGGCGCCGAGGCGGTGATGATCGGCTCGCTCCTCGCCGGCACCGAAGAAAGCCCCGGCGAGACCATCCTCTACCAGGGCCGCCAGTTCAAGGCCTATCGGGGCATGGGCAGCTTGGGTGCGATGGCCCAGGGCAGCGCCGACCGCTACTTCCAGCAGGCCTCCGACATCAACGGCAAGATGGTGCCCGAAGGGATCGAGGGCATGGTGCCCTACAAGGGCAGCGTCCACCAGATGCTGCTGCAGCTGATCGGCGGCCTACGCGCCGGCATGGGCCTGTCCGGCTGCGCCTCGATCCAGGAGATGCGCACCCAGGCGCGCTTCGTGCGGGTCACCGCCGCCGGCCTCAAGGAAAGCCACGCCCACGACGTGACGATCACCAAGGAAGCTCCCAACTACTGGGTCGACCGCTAG
- the secA gene encoding preprotein translocase subunit SecA yields MINKVLTKLFGSQHARDLKKMVPVVESVNALEPTMEALSDAELIAKTDEFRQRLADGETTDDLLPEAFAVAREAAKRTVGMRPYDVQLVGGAVLHRGRIAEMKTGEGKTLMATLPVYLNALTGKGVHVVTVNDYLARRDSEWMGQIYRFLGLSVGVIQSNLTDAERKEAYGSDITYGTNNEFGFDYLRDNMKFDLASMVQRDHHYAIVDEVDSILIDEARTPLIISGPSEESTDKYYRINAIIPKLVRGEEIEEEDGNKLTTGHFLVDEKSQSVALTDEGVGRVEELLGLSNLYDPANMEMIHAVNSALRAHHLYKKDVAYLIKDGEVVIVDEFTGRMMPGRRWSDGLHQAVEAKEGVQIKRENQTLATITFQNYFRMYEKLAGMTGTADTEATEFGQIYKLDVTVVPTNKPMVRDDRADLVYRTEGEKWSAVVEDIRDANGRGQPTLVGTVSIESSEMLSKRLKAKRVPHVVLNAKFHEREAAIVAQAGRRGAVTIATNMAGRGTDIVLGGNPEGLARAEVDPEKEPEAFAETVARFEESCARERDEVLAAGGLHILGTERHESRRIDNQLRGRSGRQGDAGSSRFYLSLEDDLMRIFAGDRVKGLMGRLGMEEGEPIEANMVSKAIERAQKQVEGRNFEIRKHLLEYDDVMNKQREEVYRLRRDILAGTEGREYLLEISSGVLDFLIDDCCPEKSDPLDWKLSELGTEVLAYFDINVHELEVDLEELGTDELREHLWKAIEAKYEDKEQRLEELREGLTRMFERDVMLRVVDQSWKDHLLALDHLKEGIGLRGYGQRDPLNEYKRESFELFQAMKERIEDTIIKTLFRLEPASEEQMDEQRRRRQQAPKPKYQLNAPRKSAVPETGPKTVKRQGEKVGRNAPCPCGSGKKYKKCHGAKQSVG; encoded by the coding sequence ATGATCAACAAAGTCCTCACCAAGCTGTTCGGCAGTCAGCATGCCCGCGACCTCAAGAAGATGGTCCCGGTGGTCGAAAGCGTCAATGCTCTCGAGCCCACCATGGAGGCTCTCTCGGATGCCGAGCTGATCGCCAAGACGGACGAGTTTCGCCAGCGCCTGGCCGACGGCGAGACCACCGACGACCTGCTGCCGGAAGCTTTCGCGGTGGCCCGCGAGGCCGCCAAGCGCACCGTCGGGATGCGTCCCTACGACGTCCAGCTGGTGGGCGGTGCGGTGCTTCACCGCGGTCGCATCGCGGAGATGAAGACCGGCGAGGGCAAGACTTTGATGGCCACCTTGCCGGTATATCTCAACGCCCTGACCGGCAAGGGTGTGCACGTGGTGACGGTGAACGACTACCTGGCGCGGCGCGATTCCGAGTGGATGGGCCAGATCTACCGCTTCCTGGGGCTCTCCGTCGGCGTCATCCAGAGCAACCTGACGGACGCCGAGCGCAAGGAAGCCTACGGCTCGGACATCACCTACGGCACCAACAACGAGTTCGGCTTCGACTACCTTCGGGACAACATGAAGTTCGATCTCGCCTCGATGGTGCAGCGCGATCACCACTACGCCATCGTCGACGAGGTCGACTCGATCCTGATCGACGAGGCGCGCACGCCGCTGATCATCTCCGGCCCGTCGGAGGAGTCGACGGACAAGTACTACCGCATCAACGCCATCATTCCGAAATTGGTACGCGGCGAAGAGATCGAGGAGGAGGACGGCAACAAGCTCACCACCGGCCACTTCCTGGTCGACGAGAAGTCTCAGTCGGTGGCCCTCACGGACGAAGGCGTCGGTCGCGTCGAAGAGCTCCTCGGCCTGAGCAATCTCTACGACCCGGCCAACATGGAGATGATTCACGCCGTCAACAGCGCCCTGCGTGCCCACCATCTCTACAAGAAGGATGTCGCCTACCTGATCAAGGACGGCGAGGTGGTGATCGTCGACGAGTTCACCGGCCGCATGATGCCCGGACGGCGCTGGTCCGACGGCCTGCACCAGGCGGTGGAAGCGAAGGAAGGGGTGCAGATCAAGCGCGAGAATCAGACCCTCGCCACGATCACCTTCCAGAACTACTTCCGCATGTACGAGAAGCTCGCCGGCATGACCGGTACGGCCGACACCGAGGCCACCGAGTTCGGGCAGATCTACAAGCTCGACGTCACCGTCGTGCCGACCAACAAGCCGATGGTGCGGGACGACCGGGCGGATCTGGTGTACCGCACCGAGGGTGAGAAGTGGAGCGCCGTCGTCGAAGACATCCGCGACGCCAACGGTCGCGGCCAGCCGACCCTCGTCGGCACCGTCTCGATCGAGAGTAGCGAGATGCTCTCGAAGCGCCTCAAGGCCAAGCGCGTGCCGCACGTCGTGCTCAACGCCAAGTTCCACGAGCGCGAGGCGGCGATCGTCGCCCAGGCGGGGCGGCGCGGTGCCGTCACCATCGCCACCAACATGGCGGGCCGAGGCACCGACATCGTCCTCGGCGGCAACCCCGAGGGCCTGGCCCGCGCCGAGGTCGATCCGGAGAAGGAGCCAGAAGCGTTCGCCGAGACCGTCGCACGCTTCGAGGAGAGCTGCGCTCGCGAGCGCGACGAGGTGCTTGCCGCCGGCGGCCTCCACATCCTCGGCACCGAGCGCCACGAGTCGCGCCGCATCGACAATCAGCTCCGCGGCCGCTCCGGCCGCCAGGGCGACGCCGGCTCGTCGCGCTTTTACCTGTCCCTCGAGGACGACCTGATGCGCATCTTCGCCGGCGACCGGGTCAAGGGCCTGATGGGCCGCCTCGGCATGGAGGAAGGCGAGCCGATCGAGGCCAACATGGTCAGCAAGGCCATCGAGCGGGCTCAGAAGCAGGTCGAGGGCCGCAACTTCGAGATTCGCAAGCACCTCCTCGAGTACGACGACGTGATGAACAAGCAGCGCGAGGAGGTCTACCGCCTGCGCCGCGACATCCTCGCCGGTACCGAAGGGCGCGAGTACCTGCTCGAGATCAGCTCCGGCGTGCTCGACTTCCTGATCGACGACTGCTGCCCGGAAAAGAGCGATCCCCTCGACTGGAAGCTCTCGGAGCTCGGCACGGAAGTGCTCGCCTACTTCGACATCAACGTCCACGAGCTCGAGGTCGACCTCGAAGAGCTCGGTACAGACGAGCTGCGCGAGCACCTCTGGAAGGCCATCGAGGCCAAGTACGAAGACAAGGAGCAGCGCCTCGAGGAGCTGCGTGAGGGCCTGACCCGGATGTTCGAACGCGACGTCATGCTGCGCGTCGTCGACCAGTCCTGGAAGGACCACCTGCTCGCCCTCGACCACCTCAAGGAGGGCATCGGCCTGCGGGGCTACGGCCAGCGCGACCCCCTCAACGAGTACAAGCGCGAGAGCTTCGAGCTCTTCCAGGCGATGAAGGAACGGATCGAGGACACCATCATCAAGACCCTCTTCCGCCTCGAGCCGGCGAGCGAGGAGCAGATGGACGAGCAGCGCCGGCGGCGCCAGCAGGCGCCCAAGCCGAAGTACCAGCTCAACGCCCCGCGCAAGTCGGCGGTCCCCGAGACCGGCCCCAAGACGGTCAAGCGGCAGGGCGAGAAGGTGGGGCGCAACGCACCGTGCCCCTGCGGCTCCGGCAAGAAGTACAAGAAGTGCCACGGCGCCAAGCAGAGCGTCGGATGA
- a CDS encoding M23 family metallopeptidase: MSREHHTLIFVPHARAKLRKWKISSLQIRLAVATLALLIFGTAFITWAYLSKSVDRNEIVRLRQENVDLRDVNENFEDSILELETRLADYEERTVQLAIVAGLDPGAEGNEAGIGGALIPRGEVDRLSARLEGLGGQLDVIEGRLEERLRWISATPAIAPANGILTSGYGHRRDPITGQRAFHHGVDISAAPGAPVRASADGVVARAGRIGALGNAVYLAHGFGLTTRYGHMSQLEVEAGEEVQRGDVIGYIGNTGRATGYHLHYEVHVDGSAVDPRAYILDRF; the protein is encoded by the coding sequence ATGAGTAGGGAACACCACACACTGATCTTCGTTCCCCACGCGCGAGCCAAGCTTCGCAAGTGGAAAATCTCCAGCCTGCAGATTCGGCTGGCGGTCGCGACCCTCGCCCTTCTCATCTTCGGCACTGCCTTCATCACCTGGGCCTACCTGTCGAAGAGCGTCGACCGCAATGAGATCGTTCGCCTGCGGCAAGAAAACGTCGACCTCCGCGACGTCAACGAAAACTTCGAGGACAGCATCCTCGAGCTCGAGACCCGCCTTGCCGACTACGAAGAGCGCACCGTGCAGCTCGCCATCGTCGCCGGCCTCGATCCTGGCGCCGAAGGCAATGAGGCCGGCATCGGCGGTGCCCTCATCCCGCGCGGTGAGGTCGATCGCCTGTCGGCCCGCCTCGAAGGCCTCGGCGGCCAGCTCGACGTCATCGAGGGTCGCCTCGAAGAGCGCCTGCGCTGGATTTCGGCAACGCCGGCGATCGCTCCCGCCAACGGCATCCTGACCAGCGGCTACGGCCATCGCCGCGACCCGATCACCGGCCAGCGTGCCTTCCACCACGGCGTTGACATCTCGGCCGCTCCCGGAGCCCCGGTCCGCGCCTCGGCGGACGGCGTGGTGGCTCGCGCCGGCCGCATCGGCGCCCTCGGCAATGCCGTCTATCTCGCTCACGGATTCGGCCTGACCACCCGCTACGGCCACATGTCGCAGCTCGAGGTCGAGGCCGGCGAGGAGGTGCAGCGGGGCGACGTCATCGGCTACATCGGCAACACCGGCCGCGCCACCGGTTATCACCTGCACTACGAAGTCCACGTCGACGGCTCGGCCGTCGATCCGCGCGCTTACATCCTCGACCGGTTCTGA
- a CDS encoding glycosyltransferase family 4 protein: protein MKLLWITTKPILPPVDGGRLLQLRTLEGIVAAGAEITLVAPLLGAPPEDGLGDLVRECHWVPVARGLGRQVAGLRAASGLPLAIARHRWRAVEKRVAELVAGRPFDGVQVEHIQAMPQARPALEARLPLILRAHNVESDIWRRTAAHRGGPVGWLSRADAGRLARWEGETVAAAPLTAALSQIDADRLSQLAGGRGEVVVVPPSFPGGMAAGEPLPGAPAVVVLGSGGWLPNRDSAQWFVHHVWPAVRQRCPAARLHLFGLWRARDLPPEKAALGIEAHPAPADIARAFAAGSVLAVPLRLGSGVRIKILEAWARGVAVVSTPQGAEGLVRRDGEGLLLARDGAEFAAAVERLADPAVAAELCAEGRRRLAEHHDPLALGRRFLELYASQRPG, encoded by the coding sequence ATGAAACTGCTCTGGATCACCACCAAGCCCATCCTGCCGCCGGTCGATGGTGGCCGTTTGCTCCAGCTCCGAACCCTCGAAGGCATCGTCGCCGCCGGTGCCGAGATCACCCTGGTGGCTCCGCTCCTCGGCGCGCCGCCGGAGGACGGCCTGGGCGACCTGGTGCGGGAGTGCCACTGGGTTCCGGTAGCGCGCGGCCTTGGTCGTCAGGTCGCCGGGCTGCGGGCGGCGAGCGGACTGCCGTTGGCGATCGCCCGGCACCGCTGGCGGGCGGTCGAGAAGCGGGTCGCGGAGCTGGTCGCCGGCCGCCCCTTCGACGGTGTTCAGGTGGAGCACATCCAGGCGATGCCGCAGGCCCGGCCGGCCCTCGAGGCGAGGCTGCCGCTGATCCTTCGAGCCCACAACGTCGAGAGTGACATCTGGCGTCGCACGGCGGCCCATCGCGGCGGCCCCGTCGGCTGGCTGAGCCGAGCCGATGCCGGCCGCCTGGCCCGCTGGGAAGGCGAGACGGTGGCCGCTGCGCCTCTGACGGCGGCTCTTTCGCAGATCGACGCCGACCGCCTTTCGCAGCTCGCCGGCGGCCGCGGCGAGGTGGTCGTGGTGCCGCCCTCGTTTCCCGGCGGCATGGCGGCCGGCGAGCCGCTGCCAGGGGCGCCGGCGGTGGTGGTGCTGGGAAGCGGCGGTTGGCTGCCCAACCGCGATTCGGCGCAGTGGTTCGTGCATCACGTCTGGCCGGCCGTCCGCCAGCGCTGCCCGGCGGCGCGGCTTCATCTCTTCGGCCTGTGGCGGGCGCGAGATCTGCCGCCGGAGAAGGCGGCCTTGGGGATCGAAGCCCACCCTGCGCCGGCCGACATCGCCCGCGCCTTTGCGGCTGGCTCGGTGCTCGCCGTGCCCTTGCGCCTGGGGTCCGGTGTGCGGATCAAGATCCTCGAGGCCTGGGCTCGCGGAGTAGCCGTGGTGTCGACACCGCAGGGGGCCGAAGGTCTGGTGCGGCGCGATGGAGAAGGCCTCCTGCTGGCCCGAGACGGTGCCGAGTTCGCCGCCGCCGTCGAGCGCCTGGCGGATCCGGCGGTGGCGGCGGAGCTGTGTGCCGAAGGCCGGCGTCGGCTCGCCGAGCACCACGATCCGCTGGCTCTGGGGCGGCGCTTCCTCGAGCTCTACGCGAGCCAAAGGCCGGGGTAG
- a CDS encoding ABC transporter ATP-binding protein, protein MSQASVRMEGVSLCYRLAKQRIPSIKEYAIHWVKGALTYEKLWALDGIDLTVGVGERVGVIGRNGAGKSTLLKVISGVLKATRGRVMTRGKVAPILELGTGFDHELTGLENIYLNALLLGRKKSEIQPKVEQIVEFSGLGDFIRAPIRNYSSGMLARLGFAVATAWVPDVLILDEVLAVGDARFVQKCERRIHELSEAKTTIFLVSHNPENIRASCDRCLWLEQGRLRLDGPPEEVLAAYEETAVGGLPPVEAKSPPSAASEEEE, encoded by the coding sequence ATGAGCCAGGCCTCGGTTCGCATGGAGGGCGTGTCCCTCTGCTATCGCCTCGCCAAGCAGCGCATTCCTTCGATCAAGGAGTACGCCATCCACTGGGTCAAGGGAGCCCTCACCTACGAGAAGCTCTGGGCCCTCGACGGCATCGATCTGACCGTCGGAGTGGGAGAGCGGGTGGGCGTGATCGGACGCAACGGCGCCGGCAAGTCGACCCTTCTCAAGGTCATTTCCGGGGTCCTCAAGGCCACCCGAGGCCGGGTGATGACGCGCGGCAAGGTGGCCCCCATCCTCGAGCTCGGCACCGGCTTCGACCACGAGCTCACCGGCCTCGAGAACATCTACCTGAACGCTCTTCTGCTCGGCCGCAAGAAGTCCGAGATCCAGCCCAAGGTCGAGCAGATCGTCGAGTTCAGTGGCCTCGGCGACTTCATTCGCGCCCCGATTCGCAACTACTCCTCGGGCATGCTGGCCCGCCTCGGCTTCGCCGTCGCCACCGCCTGGGTTCCAGACGTCCTGATCCTCGACGAGGTCCTCGCCGTCGGCGATGCCCGCTTCGTGCAGAAGTGCGAGCGCCGGATCCACGAGCTCTCCGAGGCCAAGACCACCATCTTCCTGGTGTCCCACAACCCGGAGAACATCCGCGCTAGCTGCGACCGCTGTCTGTGGCTCGAACAGGGCCGCCTGCGCCTGGACGGACCGCCGGAAGAGGTGCTCGCGGCCTACGAAGAGACGGCCGTCGGCGGCCTGCCGCCGGTGGAAGCCAAGTCGCCCCCGAGCGCGGCTTCGGAAGAAGAAGAGTAG
- a CDS encoding ABC transporter permease: protein MNELLRYRDLVFYLVQRDLKVRYRRSIIGFLWTMLQPLLTMLVLQVVFSAVFRFDVANFPVYALSGILFWNFFSQSVVTSMNSLRINATLLTKLPVPKAVFPVASVISGVLNLLLALPPLLLLLLVTGHPLKPALWFLPVAILLAGLFTLGAGLLLSPLAAFFSDVLELVNVVLTLMMYLTPVFYPMAIIPERYLPLVRFNPIRSVLEVFRDPIYLGKIPPLSHLGVTVIITAGALAVGIIAFRRSSDRIAFYV from the coding sequence ATGAATGAGCTCCTGCGATACCGCGACCTCGTCTTCTACCTGGTGCAGCGCGACCTCAAGGTGCGCTACCGCCGGTCGATCATCGGCTTCCTGTGGACGATGCTCCAGCCGTTGCTGACGATGCTCGTCTTGCAGGTCGTGTTCAGCGCTGTCTTCCGCTTCGACGTCGCGAACTTTCCGGTCTATGCCCTCTCCGGCATCCTGTTCTGGAATTTCTTCTCGCAGAGCGTCGTCACCAGCATGAACAGCCTGCGCATCAACGCCACTCTGCTCACCAAGCTACCGGTGCCGAAGGCGGTCTTTCCGGTCGCCTCGGTGATCTCCGGAGTGCTCAATCTGCTGCTGGCGCTGCCACCGCTGCTGCTCCTGCTGCTGGTCACCGGCCACCCCCTGAAGCCGGCCCTATGGTTTCTTCCGGTGGCTATCCTGCTGGCCGGCCTGTTCACCCTCGGGGCCGGTCTGCTGCTCTCACCCCTGGCCGCCTTCTTCAGCGACGTCCTCGAGCTGGTCAATGTCGTGCTGACCTTGATGATGTACTTGACGCCGGTCTTCTACCCGATGGCGATCATTCCGGAGCGCTACCTGCCGCTGGTGCGCTTCAATCCTATCCGCTCCGTCCTCGAGGTCTTCCGGGATCCGATCTATCTCGGCAAGATCCCCCCGTTGAGCCACCTCGGTGTCACCGTGATCATCACCGCCGGGGCCCTGGCGGTCGGCATCATCGCCTTCAGGCGCTCCTCCGATCGCATCGCCTTTTACGTCTGA
- a CDS encoding glycosyltransferase family 2 protein, translating into MTKPALSIVIPTHQTRELTLCCLASLAAAEDREGLGESEWIVVDDGSRDGTAEALAARHPKTEVVRNQSPRGFTRAANQGMARARGELLLLLNSDTEVRPGALTALLAAFAQDARLGVGGAHLFYPDGRPQWSAGELPGLLWFFSQASALPATLARLPGYRRLKPAGRNTSSGVVGWVTGAALAIRRPLWQEIGPFDETFRLYAQDLDLCHLVGKAGWKVALVPGFEVVHHHGATIQEHRSRQTIDRQHSALLWQDLLTWAAKHRGAGFAGRVRRALRWGSGLRLLARNCLRPWRSAAERQAYDRDTEALRAARREISPLP; encoded by the coding sequence ATGACCAAGCCCGCCCTCTCGATCGTCATCCCGACCCACCAGACCCGCGAGCTGACCCTCTGCTGCCTCGCCAGTCTGGCCGCCGCCGAGGACCGGGAAGGGCTCGGGGAGAGCGAGTGGATCGTGGTCGATGACGGCAGCCGCGATGGCACCGCCGAAGCCCTCGCGGCGCGCCACCCCAAGACCGAGGTGGTGCGCAACCAAAGCCCCCGGGGCTTCACCCGGGCCGCCAACCAAGGCATGGCGCGAGCCCGCGGCGAGCTGCTGCTGCTGCTCAACAGCGACACGGAGGTTCGCCCCGGCGCCCTGACCGCCCTGCTCGCCGCCTTCGCTCAAGACGCGCGGCTCGGCGTCGGCGGCGCCCACCTGTTCTATCCCGACGGCCGTCCCCAATGGAGCGCCGGCGAGCTCCCCGGCTTGCTCTGGTTCTTTTCTCAGGCCAGCGCCCTACCGGCCACCCTCGCCCGCCTGCCGGGCTATCGCCGCCTCAAGCCAGCCGGGCGGAACACCTCGTCCGGCGTCGTCGGCTGGGTGACCGGTGCCGCCCTCGCCATTCGTCGTCCCCTCTGGCAAGAGATCGGCCCCTTCGACGAGACCTTTCGCTTGTATGCCCAGGATCTCGACCTCTGCCACCTGGTCGGCAAGGCCGGCTGGAAGGTCGCCCTGGTGCCCGGTTTCGAGGTCGTCCACCACCACGGGGCCACCATCCAAGAGCATCGATCGCGTCAAACCATCGACCGCCAACACTCGGCGCTGCTCTGGCAGGATCTCCTGACCTGGGCCGCCAAACACCGTGGAGCCGGCTTCGCGGGCCGCGTCCGCCGCGCCCTGCGCTGGGGATCGGGGCTCCGTCTCCTGGCGCGAAACTGCCTGCGCCCGTGGCGCTCCGCCGCCGAGCGCCAGGCTTACGACCGCGACACCGAAGCCCTGCGCGCCGCGCGCCGGGAAATCTCTCCCTTGCCCTGA
- a CDS encoding flavin reductase family protein, with protein sequence MAITSEDYRTALRNFPSGVTIVTIRAGEEVHGLTVSAFASVSPDPPLVAVIIDQRHHASSLLEQDDACFAVNILHEGQVDLSNRFAWVKSEDRFAEGDWGAAETGAPILLDSLAWLDCRIHSRHAAGTHTLYIGEVQAMGAPQSESPPLVYWNRGYRKIVDSA encoded by the coding sequence ATGGCCATAACGTCCGAGGACTACCGCACCGCACTACGCAACTTTCCCTCCGGGGTCACCATCGTCACCATCCGAGCCGGCGAAGAGGTGCACGGCCTCACCGTGTCGGCGTTCGCTTCCGTGTCGCCGGATCCACCGCTGGTGGCGGTGATCATCGATCAGCGTCACCATGCCTCGAGCCTGCTCGAGCAGGATGATGCTTGCTTCGCGGTCAATATCCTGCACGAGGGGCAGGTCGATCTGTCGAACCGCTTTGCCTGGGTGAAATCCGAGGACCGCTTCGCCGAAGGCGATTGGGGCGCGGCCGAGACCGGCGCGCCGATCCTGCTCGACTCCCTCGCCTGGCTCGACTGCCGCATCCACTCGCGCCATGCCGCTGGCACCCACACGCTCTATATCGGCGAGGTGCAGGCGATGGGGGCTCCCCAGTCCGAGTCGCCACCGCTGGTCTACTGGAACCGCGGCTACCGCAAGATCGTCGATTCGGCCTAG
- a CDS encoding glycosyltransferase family 39 protein, whose protein sequence is MAFLATDRFQRIVQALSPVRLRSLVLIFAGAAAIKLLILAVDHTLAFHSDSGSYLQDAVTLRASWPRPLGYGLFIRLVFLLTGGVHIKALMLFQSLTGALLAPIVYFVGRRFLTAGPRLALVAALLVTLSPGNLVIERFMLSDAVTSTVLALSLVGLLLYLERPSARRGLVLGIAAVLPLLFRAIWAYLPALYLVMAALLLLRREGRRQALRGLVTATVVTVCVYLGYSAVFSRSSTGEVDLGAGTSGFSGWVLWGSVARFAEAGDLEGFAGGDVLLSDLESLQRNGSYQIWDFTSTAHQLREQRYGGSFVDTNKALLHASWRILCRHPLQFGLQFLQAVGRFFTGEPGNADLSRPVEIDPSVGRDFATYGGIDFSTLPQRPPEVGPAYRAWRGSRWLFVSALFVGLPITLWRPYRRRMLLALSLVGISYLLVVNVAIGFIFVERYFLPVEYIGTLILMGSLAALWRRRPRAHRQSAARNENVSD, encoded by the coding sequence ATGGCCTTTCTCGCTACGGACCGCTTCCAGCGCATCGTCCAAGCCCTGAGTCCAGTGCGCCTTCGCAGCCTCGTCCTGATCTTCGCCGGTGCGGCTGCGATCAAGCTGCTGATTCTGGCCGTCGATCACACCCTGGCGTTCCATTCCGACTCCGGAAGCTATCTCCAGGACGCCGTCACCCTGCGCGCCTCGTGGCCTCGCCCCCTCGGCTACGGTCTCTTCATCCGGCTGGTCTTCCTGCTCACCGGTGGGGTCCACATCAAGGCCTTGATGCTGTTTCAGAGCCTCACCGGAGCCCTGCTGGCACCGATTGTTTACTTCGTCGGTCGCCGCTTCCTCACCGCCGGTCCGCGCCTCGCTCTGGTCGCCGCCCTCCTGGTCACCCTGTCGCCGGGCAACCTGGTCATCGAGCGCTTCATGCTGTCCGACGCGGTCACCTCGACGGTGCTCGCTCTCTCCCTCGTCGGTCTCCTTCTCTATCTCGAAAGGCCTTCGGCTCGACGCGGCCTGGTGCTCGGCATCGCGGCGGTGCTTCCCCTCCTGTTCCGCGCCATCTGGGCCTATCTGCCAGCCCTCTACCTGGTGATGGCGGCCCTTCTCTTGCTGCGCCGGGAAGGTCGCCGGCAGGCTCTGCGCGGCCTGGTGACGGCGACCGTGGTCACCGTCTGCGTCTACCTCGGGTACTCCGCCGTCTTCTCCCGCAGCAGCACCGGCGAGGTCGACCTCGGGGCCGGCACCAGCGGCTTCAGCGGTTGGGTCTTGTGGGGCTCGGTGGCGCGCTTCGCCGAGGCCGGTGACCTCGAGGGCTTCGCCGGCGGCGACGTCCTGCTCTCGGACCTCGAGTCCCTGCAGCGCAACGGCAGCTATCAGATCTGGGATTTCACCAGCACCGCCCACCAGCTCCGCGAGCAGCGCTACGGCGGCAGCTTCGTCGATACCAACAAGGCTCTGCTACATGCCTCGTGGCGCATTCTGTGCCGACACCCACTGCAGTTCGGGCTGCAGTTCCTGCAAGCCGTGGGACGCTTCTTCACCGGTGAGCCCGGCAACGCCGACCTCTCACGGCCGGTCGAGATCGACCCCAGCGTCGGCCGCGACTTCGCCACCTACGGCGGTATCGACTTCAGCACCCTGCCGCAGCGACCGCCCGAGGTCGGGCCCGCCTATCGCGCCTGGCGCGGCAGCCGCTGGCTGTTCGTCAGCGCTCTCTTCGTCGGCTTGCCGATCACCCTCTGGCGTCCCTACCGCCGACGCATGCTGCTGGCCCTGTCGCTGGTCGGCATCTCCTACCTCTTGGTGGTCAACGTAGCGATCGGCTTCATCTTCGTCGAGCGCTACTTCCTGCCGGTGGAGTACATCGGCACGCTCATCTTGATGGGCTCCCTCGCCGCCCTCTGGCGGCGGCGACCGAGGGCTCATCGCCAATCGGCGGCGCGCAACGAAAACGTGTCGGACTAG